From a single Paraburkholderia sp. D15 genomic region:
- a CDS encoding M48 family metallopeptidase, with the protein MSAYATAMPAATANSAATATSAANANANANANSAATAPAAKSSAGVNGAENATPAAPNGATSNSNAGSAPAAATSSSSPLSPSAQPAQTSAPQTPVTARTPAAMSAPSAAPAAGAKAPVANTMPSTAAGSYSPSPQLRFGGYMVFRNLIPSPVLEAQAAEEFSQITYGAEHANRLYADTDAHVTRVRSIVDKLVPYSLKWNERAKNWKWEVAVIRSPDIRMYCLPGGKIVVYGGLLDRARLNDNELGMLIGHEIAHALREHARERLGQLQSSQLDSSGTIPQLFGLADLGAAPLGIGSRLLEMKYAPTDETEADVIGSDIASRAGFDPRAAVTLWDKLAQATQSNRNQGFIYVHPYTPVRRQDIVKRLPDMLPLYAKAIGKSVDALPDYAGIGRPKRKTPRD; encoded by the coding sequence ATGAGCGCCTATGCGACCGCGATGCCCGCCGCCACGGCCAACAGTGCGGCAACGGCAACCAGCGCGGCGAACGCAAACGCCAACGCTAATGCCAACTCAGCCGCTACCGCGCCGGCCGCGAAATCTTCCGCAGGCGTGAACGGCGCGGAGAATGCGACACCGGCCGCGCCGAATGGCGCCACCAGCAACAGCAACGCCGGCAGCGCACCAGCCGCCGCGACATCGAGCTCCTCACCTTTGTCGCCATCGGCCCAGCCTGCCCAGACGTCCGCGCCTCAAACGCCGGTCACGGCGCGCACGCCCGCCGCCATGTCGGCACCGTCGGCCGCACCGGCAGCGGGCGCTAAAGCGCCCGTCGCCAACACCATGCCGTCGACCGCCGCCGGCTCGTATAGTCCGAGCCCGCAATTGCGATTCGGCGGCTATATGGTGTTTCGCAACCTGATCCCGTCGCCGGTGCTCGAAGCGCAGGCCGCCGAGGAATTCAGCCAGATCACTTACGGCGCGGAACACGCGAACCGTCTGTACGCCGACACCGACGCGCACGTCACGCGCGTGCGCTCGATCGTCGACAAGCTGGTTCCCTACTCGCTCAAATGGAACGAGCGGGCGAAGAACTGGAAGTGGGAAGTGGCCGTGATCCGCTCGCCCGACATCCGCATGTACTGTCTGCCGGGCGGCAAGATCGTCGTGTATGGCGGGCTGCTCGACCGTGCGCGACTGAACGACAACGAACTCGGCATGCTGATCGGCCACGAGATCGCGCATGCATTGCGCGAACATGCGCGCGAACGGCTTGGCCAGTTGCAGTCGAGCCAGCTCGATTCGTCCGGCACGATTCCGCAGTTGTTCGGCCTCGCCGATCTAGGCGCGGCGCCGCTCGGGATCGGCTCGCGGTTGCTGGAAATGAAGTACGCGCCGACCGACGAAACCGAAGCCGACGTGATCGGCAGCGACATCGCCTCGCGCGCGGGCTTCGATCCGCGCGCGGCGGTCACGCTGTGGGACAAGCTCGCGCAGGCGACGCAGAGCAACCGCAATCAGGGCTTTATCTACGTGCACCCGTACACACCGGTGCGCCGCCAGGACATCGTGAAGCGCCTGCCGGACATGCTGCCGCTGTACGCAAAGGCCATCGGCAAATCGGTGGATGCGCTGCCGGACTACGCCGGCATCGGCAGGCCGAAGCGCAAAACACCGCGCGATTGA
- a CDS encoding AmpG family muropeptide MFS transporter, giving the protein MSNPPHEAPALTAHEEHPGWRAFLNTRMLICVFLGFTSGLPLFTLVYLVQAWLRSEGVNLKEIGLFALIQFPYTWKFVWAPLMDRYVPRLPGWRPGRRRGWMLVTQILVGGAIATLGFVSPRDSIWTVAALTALVAFFGASQDIVIDAYRRELLSDTQQGLGNAVHVNAYKLAALVPGSLALILSDHLPWTTVFMVTAAFMLPGMVMTLVVREPEVHGTPPKNLREAIVQPFKEFIQRDGWRGALFVLGFIFLYKLGDTMATTLSTSFFLDIGYSRTQIGVIAKTTALVASVAGGIVGGVWLMKIGIGRGLWIFGILQMVSTLGFAWLAHLGPASPGLAAIYDVAVGVSQATTKLLALVGIDWTVQLDPRSVALALIYGLETFATGLTMAAFTAYIASTTDPRYTATQFALFTSLASVPRTLASAASGYVVAKIGWFDYFIVCTALALPGMLLLLRIAPWRTRS; this is encoded by the coding sequence ATGTCGAACCCGCCGCACGAGGCGCCCGCACTTACCGCTCACGAAGAACATCCCGGCTGGCGCGCGTTCCTGAATACGCGCATGCTGATCTGCGTCTTTCTCGGCTTCACGTCCGGCTTGCCGCTGTTCACGCTCGTCTATCTGGTGCAGGCGTGGCTGCGTTCCGAAGGCGTCAATCTGAAGGAAATCGGCCTCTTTGCGCTGATCCAGTTTCCGTACACGTGGAAATTCGTCTGGGCGCCGCTGATGGACCGCTACGTGCCGCGTCTGCCGGGCTGGCGGCCGGGCCGGCGGCGCGGCTGGATGCTGGTCACGCAGATTCTGGTGGGCGGCGCGATCGCCACGCTGGGTTTCGTGTCGCCGCGCGACTCGATCTGGACGGTCGCGGCGCTGACCGCGCTGGTGGCGTTTTTCGGCGCGAGCCAGGACATCGTCATCGACGCGTACCGGCGTGAATTGCTGAGCGATACGCAGCAAGGCCTCGGCAACGCGGTGCATGTGAACGCGTACAAACTCGCGGCGCTGGTGCCCGGTTCGCTCGCGCTGATCCTGTCCGATCATTTGCCGTGGACCACCGTGTTCATGGTAACGGCGGCATTCATGCTGCCGGGCATGGTGATGACGCTGGTGGTGCGCGAACCCGAAGTGCACGGCACGCCGCCGAAGAACCTGCGCGAAGCGATCGTGCAGCCGTTCAAGGAATTCATTCAGCGCGACGGCTGGCGCGGCGCGCTGTTCGTGCTCGGCTTCATCTTTCTGTACAAGCTCGGCGATACGATGGCGACCACGCTGTCCACCTCGTTCTTCCTCGACATCGGCTATTCGCGGACGCAGATCGGCGTGATCGCGAAGACCACCGCGCTCGTCGCGAGCGTGGCGGGCGGGATTGTCGGCGGGGTGTGGCTGATGAAGATCGGCATTGGCCGCGGCCTGTGGATCTTCGGCATCCTGCAGATGGTGTCGACGCTCGGCTTCGCGTGGCTCGCGCATCTCGGACCGGCTTCGCCGGGTCTCGCCGCGATTTACGACGTCGCCGTGGGCGTGAGTCAGGCGACGACGAAACTGCTGGCGCTGGTCGGCATCGACTGGACCGTGCAGCTCGATCCGCGCTCGGTCGCGCTGGCGCTGATCTACGGCCTCGAAACCTTTGCCACCGGTCTGACGATGGCGGCCTTCACCGCCTATATCGCCAGCACCACCGATCCTCGCTACACCGCCACGCAATTCGCGCTGTTCACGAGCCTCGCGTCGGTGCCGCGCACGCTGGCGTCGGCGGCGAGCGGCTATGTGGTCGCGAAGATCGGCTGGTTCGATTACTTCATCGTCTGTACCGCGCTGGCGCTGCCCGGCATGCTGCTTCTGCTGCGCATCGCGCCGTGGAGAACCCGCTCGTGA
- the metW gene encoding methionine biosynthesis protein MetW, protein MNQRALDYLALRPDFRAIARWVEPRATVLDLGCGDGSLLSLLTEELDVQGYGIEINDAGVLASTQNGINVIQQNLEDGLRLFEDASFDFAILSQTLQTIHQTAAILRETVRVGKECIVSFPNFGYWAHRLSVLKGRMPVSKSLPYQWHNTPNVRVLTIEDFEALAPEVGIEILDRVVLHDGQVVRWGVNWRGSLAVYRVKKS, encoded by the coding sequence ATGAACCAGCGTGCCCTGGACTATCTGGCGCTGCGCCCGGACTTCCGCGCGATCGCCCGCTGGGTCGAACCGCGCGCGACGGTGCTCGATCTCGGGTGCGGCGACGGCTCGCTGCTGTCGCTGCTGACCGAGGAACTCGACGTGCAAGGCTACGGCATCGAGATCAACGACGCCGGCGTGCTGGCGTCGACGCAGAACGGCATCAACGTGATCCAGCAGAATCTGGAAGACGGCTTGCGCCTGTTCGAGGACGCGAGCTTCGATTTCGCGATCCTGTCGCAGACGCTGCAAACCATTCATCAGACCGCGGCGATCCTGCGCGAGACGGTGCGCGTCGGCAAGGAATGCATCGTGTCGTTTCCGAATTTCGGCTACTGGGCGCATCGGCTGTCGGTGCTGAAGGGGCGCATGCCGGTGTCGAAGTCGCTGCCGTATCAGTGGCACAACACGCCGAACGTGCGGGTGCTGACCATCGAGGATTTCGAGGCGCTGGCGCCGGAAGTCGGCATCGAAATTCTCGACCGCGTGGTGCTCCACGACGGCCAGGTGGTCCGCTGGGGCGTGAACTGGCGTGGTAGTCTTGCGGTCTATCGCGTCAAGAAAAGCTAA
- a CDS encoding homoserine O-acetyltransferase: MESIGIVAPQKMHFNEPLRLQNGSSLAGYDLMVETYGTLNAARSNAVLVCHALNASHHVAGVYADKPKDVGWWDNMVGPGKPLDTNRFFVIGVNNLGSCFGSTGPMSIDPATGQPYGAAFPVVTVEDWVNAQARVADEFGITRFAAVMGGSLGGMQALAWSVMYPERVAHCIVVASTPKLSAQNIAFNEVARSAILSDPDFHGGNYYAHNVKPKRGLRVARMIGHITYLSDDDMAEKFGRSLRRAEGAVDAYNFNFDVEFEVESYLRYQGDKFADYFDANTYLLITRALDYFDPAKAFDGDLTAAVAHTTAKYLIASFTTDWRFAPARSRELVKALLDHKRTVTYAEIDAPHGHDAFLLDDARYHNVMRAYYERIANEVNA, from the coding sequence ATGGAATCGATCGGTATCGTCGCTCCCCAAAAAATGCATTTCAACGAGCCGCTGCGTCTGCAGAACGGCAGTTCGCTGGCCGGCTACGACCTCATGGTCGAGACCTACGGCACGCTGAACGCCGCGCGCAGCAATGCGGTGCTCGTCTGTCACGCGCTCAACGCGTCGCATCACGTGGCGGGCGTGTACGCGGACAAGCCGAAAGACGTCGGCTGGTGGGACAACATGGTCGGGCCGGGCAAGCCGCTCGACACCAACCGGTTCTTCGTGATCGGCGTGAACAATCTCGGCTCGTGCTTCGGCTCGACCGGACCGATGAGCATCGATCCGGCGACCGGCCAGCCGTACGGCGCGGCGTTTCCCGTCGTCACCGTGGAAGACTGGGTCAACGCCCAGGCGCGCGTCGCCGATGAATTCGGCATCACGCGCTTTGCCGCCGTGATGGGCGGCAGCCTCGGCGGCATGCAGGCGCTCGCGTGGAGCGTGATGTATCCGGAGCGGGTCGCGCATTGCATCGTGGTCGCCTCCACGCCGAAGCTGTCCGCGCAGAACATCGCGTTCAACGAGGTGGCGCGCTCGGCAATCCTGTCGGACCCGGATTTTCACGGCGGCAACTACTACGCGCACAACGTGAAGCCAAAACGCGGCCTGCGTGTCGCGCGGATGATCGGCCACATCACGTATCTGTCGGACGACGACATGGCCGAGAAATTCGGCCGCTCGCTGCGCCGCGCGGAAGGCGCGGTGGACGCCTACAACTTCAACTTCGACGTGGAATTCGAAGTGGAGTCGTACCTGCGCTATCAGGGCGACAAATTCGCCGATTACTTCGACGCGAACACGTACCTGCTGATCACCCGCGCGCTGGACTATTTCGACCCGGCCAAGGCCTTCGACGGCGACCTGACCGCCGCCGTCGCGCACACCACGGCGAAATACCTGATCGCCAGTTTCACGACCGACTGGCGCTTCGCGCCCGCCCGCTCGCGCGAACTGGTGAAGGCGCTGCTCGACCACAAGCGCACGGTCACCTACGCGGAAATCGACGCGCCGCACGGCCACGACGCGTTCCTGCTCGACGACGCCCGCTATCACAACGTGATGCGCGCCTACTACGAACGTATTGCGAACGAGGTGAACGCATGA
- the slmA gene encoding nucleoid occlusion factor SlmA: MQPIKPDEVLTEHDPDHQPAASAPAAPRAQRLKPGERRVHILQTLAAMLETPKSEKITTAALAARLGVSEAALYRHFASKAQMFEGLIEFIEQTLFGLINQITSKESDGVLQARAIALMLLNFPAKNPGMTRVLTCEALVGEHERLTERVNQMLERVEVSLKQCLRVAQREAGYEPAIRASLLLSYIIGRWHRYVRSGFARLPAEHADAQILLILQ; this comes from the coding sequence ATGCAGCCGATCAAGCCTGACGAAGTCTTAACCGAACACGACCCGGACCACCAGCCGGCGGCCTCGGCCCCGGCCGCGCCACGCGCGCAGCGCCTGAAGCCGGGCGAGCGCCGCGTGCATATCCTGCAGACGCTCGCCGCGATGCTGGAAACGCCCAAAAGCGAAAAAATCACCACGGCGGCGCTGGCCGCCCGGCTCGGCGTGTCGGAAGCCGCGCTGTACCGCCATTTCGCCAGCAAGGCGCAAATGTTCGAAGGGCTGATCGAGTTCATCGAGCAGACCCTCTTCGGCCTGATCAACCAGATCACCAGCAAGGAAAGCGACGGCGTGCTGCAGGCCCGCGCGATCGCCTTGATGCTGCTCAACTTCCCCGCGAAAAATCCCGGCATGACGCGCGTGCTGACCTGCGAGGCGCTGGTCGGCGAACACGAACGGCTCACCGAGCGCGTCAACCAGATGCTGGAGCGCGTCGAGGTCTCGTTGAAGCAGTGCCTGCGCGTCGCGCAACGGGAAGCCGGCTACGAGCCGGCGATTCGCGCGAGTCTGCTGCTGAGCTACATCATCGGCCGGTGGCACCGGTACGTGCGTAGCGGTTTCGCACGGCTTCCCGCCGAGCACGCCGACGCGCAGATCCTGCTGATTCTTCAGTAG
- a CDS encoding pyrimidine 5'-nucleotidase, with translation MRTPTSRRRRPHVAGGKPVWLFDLDNTLHHASHAIFPAINAGMNQYIIDTLKVDVDEASRLRRVYTERYGAALLGLTRHHPLDPHDFLKFVHTFPDLGSMIRHERGVARLVAALPGRKIVLTNAPEAYARAVLAELRIERLFERVIAIEHMADRRRWRAKPDHAMLRKAMRDAHVSLKDAILVEDTRSHLKNYRQLGIRTIWITGHLPRKPHVDGVPTRLPGTGRPHYVDQSIRSLKSLRLGTRSVRLKGQQTGRQPCSRSSLTKS, from the coding sequence ATGCGCACTCCCACTTCGCGGCGCCGTCGTCCGCATGTGGCCGGCGGCAAGCCGGTCTGGCTGTTCGATCTCGACAACACGCTGCACCACGCATCGCACGCGATCTTTCCGGCGATCAACGCGGGCATGAACCAGTACATCATCGACACGCTGAAGGTGGACGTCGATGAAGCCAGCCGCCTGCGCCGCGTCTACACCGAACGTTACGGCGCGGCGCTGCTCGGCCTCACGCGCCACCATCCGCTCGATCCGCACGACTTCCTGAAGTTTGTCCACACGTTCCCGGATCTCGGCTCGATGATCCGTCACGAACGCGGCGTCGCGCGTCTCGTCGCGGCGCTGCCGGGCCGCAAGATCGTGCTGACCAACGCGCCCGAGGCGTACGCGCGCGCGGTGCTCGCGGAACTGCGCATCGAACGCCTGTTCGAACGGGTGATCGCGATCGAACACATGGCCGACCGCCGCCGCTGGCGCGCCAAACCCGACCACGCGATGCTGCGCAAAGCCATGCGCGACGCCCACGTGTCGCTCAAGGACGCGATCCTCGTCGAAGACACGCGCTCGCATCTGAAGAACTACCGGCAACTCGGCATCCGCACCATCTGGATCACCGGCCATCTGCCGCGCAAACCGCACGTGGACGGCGTGCCGACACGTCTGCCGGGTACCGGCCGGCCGCACTATGTCGACCAGAGCATTCGTTCGTTAAAATCGCTACGACTGGGCACCCGCTCGGTTCGATTGAAGGGACAGCAGACGGGACGACAGCCATGCAGCCGATCAAGCCTGACGAAGTCTTAA
- the argB gene encoding acetylglutamate kinase, which translates to MSELPDLSQIAPTLKAEILAEALPYIRQYHGKTVVIKYGGNAMTEERLKQGFARDVILLKLVGINPVIVHGGGPQIDTALKKIGKQGTFIQGMRVTDEETMEVVEWVLGGEVQQDIVTLINHFGGHAVGLTGKDGGLIHARKMLMPDRENPGQYVDIGQVGEVEAINPAVVKALQDDAFIPVISPIGFGEDGLSYNINADLVAGKLAVVLNAEKLVMMTNIPGVMDKEGNLLTDLSAREIDGLFADGTISGGMLPKISSALDAAKSGVRSVHIIDGRIEHSVLLEILTEQPFGTMIRSH; encoded by the coding sequence ATGTCCGAGCTACCTGACCTTTCGCAGATCGCGCCCACCCTGAAGGCTGAAATCCTGGCCGAGGCGCTGCCCTACATTCGTCAATATCACGGTAAAACCGTGGTCATCAAATACGGCGGCAACGCCATGACCGAAGAGCGCCTGAAGCAAGGCTTCGCGCGCGACGTGATTCTGCTGAAGCTGGTCGGTATCAATCCGGTCATCGTGCACGGCGGCGGCCCGCAAATCGACACCGCGCTGAAAAAGATCGGCAAACAGGGCACGTTCATCCAGGGCATGCGCGTCACCGACGAAGAGACGATGGAAGTCGTCGAATGGGTGCTCGGCGGCGAAGTGCAGCAGGACATCGTCACGCTGATCAACCATTTCGGCGGCCACGCGGTCGGCTTGACCGGCAAGGACGGCGGCTTGATCCACGCGCGCAAGATGCTGATGCCGGATCGCGAGAATCCCGGCCAGTACGTCGACATCGGTCAGGTCGGCGAGGTCGAGGCGATCAACCCGGCGGTCGTGAAGGCGCTGCAGGACGACGCGTTCATCCCCGTGATCTCGCCGATCGGTTTCGGCGAAGACGGCCTGTCGTACAACATCAACGCGGACCTGGTCGCGGGCAAGCTGGCGGTCGTGCTGAACGCCGAAAAGCTCGTGATGATGACCAACATCCCCGGTGTGATGGACAAGGAAGGCAATCTGCTGACCGATCTGTCGGCACGCGAAATCGACGGTCTGTTCGCCGACGGCACGATCTCCGGCGGCATGCTGCCGAAAATCTCGTCGGCGCTGGACGCGGCCAAGAGCGGCGTGCGTTCGGTGCACATCATCGACGGCCGCATCGAGCACTCGGTGCTGCTGGAAATTCTCACCGAACAGCCGTTCGGCACGATGATCCGCTCGCATTGA
- a CDS encoding cysteine-rich CWC family protein, whose protein sequence is MNTPAFRRESSRKNSARCPRCGNAFDCARHAQPFDCWCAEMPVLPVERVDPAGGCLCPECLAAEIARATQGRLPGADSP, encoded by the coding sequence ATGAACACGCCTGCTTTTCGCCGAGAATCCAGCCGCAAAAACAGTGCGCGCTGCCCGCGCTGCGGCAATGCGTTCGATTGCGCGAGACACGCGCAGCCGTTCGATTGCTGGTGCGCCGAGATGCCCGTGTTGCCGGTGGAGCGAGTGGACCCGGCTGGCGGCTGTCTGTGTCCGGAATGTCTGGCGGCGGAAATCGCGCGCGCGACGCAAGGACGGCTACCAGGGGCGGATTCGCCGTGA